In the Sorghum bicolor cultivar BTx623 chromosome 4, Sorghum_bicolor_NCBIv3, whole genome shotgun sequence genome, GTGTCATGCACTAGCAAAGTTGAGCTTGAGGTCGCAAGGCTTGAAATGGAGACGGCGAGCAGTGTAGATGTTGGAGATGGTGTTAATGCAGCTTCTGCAGCGTACATGGAGGCCAGAATGTCAACGTCAGTGCCCAGGAATCCCTTAGAACACTTGGTTTGCGTGACAACAGCGGTGTCACTGGCCACCGTGTCAATGGCTAGGGCTGCTGCTGCAGCAATGCTGGTGTCGGTGACTATCACCTCAGTGATAGCAAATGAAAGGCTTGCTACTATGTTTAGTATATGCATAGGAGGAACAGACTCTTCAATACTAAAGCTTCAAGGATGCATATGAGGAATAGTGCACTAGGTGCATATTATATGCTTATAGACAGACTGACAGAGTGACATGGAGCTTGTGGACTTGGAGAACACCTGTTCGTTAGAATTTTATTGGGGAGTTTGACCAGGATTGTCTATTTGTAAGACAAAAAGCCAAACATCAGGAGCTATTAAAATGGTAGGACCTGATGGTGATACGCTTTTGTTAGCCAATTTATGTTCATGTTCATGTCCATGTCTACACATCCCCAATCCTTACCATAGAGGCAATAGAGAGCGAAACAAAAGAAGGATATTATCAAGCCTGTGTGCCTTGGATAGGAAAAAATGGATATTGAAATCAATTGTTAATGTGACATGGAAAATTTCGTTGGAGGAACTAAAAGTCAATTAAGAAGGCTGGTCCTAGCACTAATCGGCAACAAAAGAAACTAAATTCTTCAAGGCAGCCCCTCTGCGACCATGGTAGCTCATTGCAATTAGGAATACATATATATTCCTTTTCATCTTGTGCTGAGTAGAACGAACTGAGCATATCTTATATATATCATCTATTGTGTTTTGTCTCTTAACACACCTCTGGTCACATTCCATTTTACTACTTGTATATTAcataattatattttttaattttattaATGCCTACCTATGCTTAATTGCTTATCATCAGGTTGCCCTGTGAACTTTGAGTTCCTGAACTACACAATCATCACAGGCAAGTGCAAAGGGCCAAAGTTTCCAGCCAGCCAATGCTGTGCGGCACTCAAGGAATTCGCGTGCCCTTATTATATGTACCTCAATGATGAGAGCAACGACTGTGCATCGACAATGTTCAGCTACATCAACCTCTATGGCAAGTATCCACCAGGCCTGTTTTCCAGCGAGTGCAAAGAAGGCAAGTTGGGGCTTTCTTGCGCAGATGTCCCCCAGAAGGACAGTGCCACTGCAAACAGTGGTTATCACGCTCAAAGCAGCTTGCTTGTGTTGATTACTGTCTTGAGTGTGGTAGTAGCGTTGTTCCACTGAACTATAACTTCATTTTCCCCAAAGATGGTGTGTTACAGCTGATGAGGCTTGAGTTGCACCTTTTGGTGCTCATGATGGGTTTCCAGGTTCTTCCTTTTATGTGTAAAATCTCTCTAATGTAATTCATGGCCTACTGCATATTTTTCTGAATTCGATTGATCTGTCAGTGTCAATGTTAGCTTCCATCAGTTAACGGTATCATTGTATTGCGGTTGTTGTGTTAAATTAGGAcgagtatatgtatatatagatTATCAGTATGAATGGTTTTTGGGTCCTCTGGAAAAATGTTGTGTTTGCAACTTATAAAATATATTGTTGCAATGCCTAATTATTGTGCTTGACAAGAAAATACTTATAAAGTTTTGTTGCAACTCCAGATTATGTTCAACGGCAGTAGCGACAGCTTAACCTTCGGTAAGATACTCTCTTTCTCACTGAAACCATTAACTTTCATAATCCGTGCCacttgaccaactttatagaaaagaacatcaatatctataacataaaatgagtatcttttaaaaatatattttatgataaatctaatggtattaatttgatactataaatattagcgtttttctagaaatttggttaaagttttaatagtttgacttaggacaactctaggagTTGAAGCTTTCGGACACAGATGGAGTAAAAAAAGCATATTGTTTTCGATATCACGAACTCACTCCAGATTTGCCtgtttgtttggctgataagttgtgagagaaaaatattatctaCGGACAGCAGTGTTactttctcacaataaattaaccaataatactttctgtcatggcttatcaCGGCTTATCAGTCAAACGAACAAAACGATAACCATAAAAGTCGCCACATGCGCCTAGAGCAATGTGCTACTCTATGTAGCCGTATAAGTGGGTTTCTAGCATATATTTGACTCTTAGTTTTAGATAAGCTAAATTGTTGATCTAACATAATTTGGTAAAAAAATAACAATCATAGAATGGGTATTAGTGTGGCTGATTTTCAGCTTGATGCtgatgctgatttgttgtgtgAGAAAAACACTATTTTATAGTTGAAAAGTTAtgcctaaaaaattttcatccatcccatcgaatctttggacatatacatgaaacattaaatgtagataaaaaaataaattaattacatagtttggttaaaaatcgcgagacgaatcttttaagcctagttagtccatgattagccttaagtgctacagtaacccacatgtgctaatgacagattaattatacttaatagatttgtcttgcagttttctgacgagttatgtaatttgtttttttattagtttctaaaaaccccttccgacacatccgatgtgacacctaaaaaattttcatctccaatctaaacagggcctaagggcactcccaatgcagaaactatcatggtttctatagacattaattgtagTGCCACctaagtattttgctgatgtggcaagatagttattgaagagagagagagagtaaaaatcatagaaaccgagtttaagttagaaaccatgtctatacGAGATCCAAAACATGAAATGACATGATTGGTTGACAAtagagagagaatgaatatgattggataaaaatattctatagaaactatccattggaatcataatttttatatataatgtctatagaaataaACTACacgtagtttctagcattgggagtgtCCTAAGAgcatgtttggttccccttactaaattttagctaactaaaactattttagctactctgaAGGCCCGTTCCCCGCTTGGTTCCCATCCATGTTAACGGGGtaagctaaattttagctagctaaaaattTTAGGTGCCCATCCATGTTCAAGTCACTTTCTTAGGCACCTAAATCGATTTACTGCATCCCCCAGTTTTCCATCAGACCTTACCAGCAACCATCTTGTCATTGCTTACCCTTGAGTATGTAGTGGTTACTGTGGTCCTATATTTGTGTTTTCTATTGGGCCTGTTATACATGATGAAAGCTTTGAGGATTGTATTAATTTTCTTGTTATTCTTATCatccatcttcttcttcttgacttGCTTGCATTCAGTGGATTTGTGGCCGTATTGATGGCACTTGAAGCATGTTATGATTGCTCTCCCTTTAGCTTCTTCACCATGTTTTAATAGTTATCTTGAGGGAGTTGAGCTTTCTTCATGGTGTGCTTGCTCTCTAGGCTAGCCACCTCTTGGTTGACGCGTCTACATGATCACGTCAAGCAAGTTGATCCAAGTGATAGAAATcaaatatctatcatttctatCTTGCTAAAGCATGTTTTCTAAAGGTGAGGACCAAACACGTTCTACGATCCAATCCTTAAATATAtcacattattattattattattattattattattatcattatcatcatcattatctatACTTGTAATATCAAGGGTATGTTTAGTTCTTCATAGAATACAAAATGCAAAATGTCAATACCTTTAGAACGATGAAATGTAAAATATCAAATCTTTTAGGGTTATGTTTGTTCTATCCAAAATACATAATTTATTGCACGACCTCTTAAGGCTCTTTTGGGCTTTTTTTACCTCTTGAGGCTAAAATCCAAAATAGAAAATGATAactattttgccaaaaaaattgcATGGAGTTTAGTTCTATTATGCAAAATGATAGACCAAATCCAGAATTTTTTAGATGaaatgggaactaaacacctCCTAAAAGgataaattttttcatccacttTTTTGTTCGTCAACTCCTCCCATTGTACCTCACCCTCCCCTATGGTCATATCATCTTGCATCTATACGTTTTCAAATCAAATCCAACCCTATGGTCATATCATCTTGCATCTATACGTTTTCAAATCAAATCCAACGTGAGACTATGTTTCTAATCCAAAGccaacaaaattttttagaggcAAAGAATATCAGGTTTAtattattaattaatatttGGATTGTTTATGGTTTAGGCTTTAGAAACATTGTAGGGCCTACCTTCTCCCTCTTAGACATCTACAATCTTTTTCGCCTCCTACTTGCTTTTGCCTGCATTTTAGGCTTCTGCAGTTCTGCTTTTTCGCATGGTGCAAGAGGAACCACTTCGAGCGTCGTAGGACAAATCAGTTTGAGCGGTTACCACCGAGACAATAGCTTTTTTGCGTGGGACAAAGCAGTCTGAGCGGGGTAGCGTGTCTGCGGCAAGACCGATGGGTGTGGGTGTGGCGGCACAACTATGGTGGCATGGGCGGTGCAACTGTGGTAGGGCCAACAGGTGTGGCAGTGGTGGCGCGGGCGTTGCGGCATCAACGACACCAAGGTATGGTTGGAGATTATCGGGTGATTGAAGTTCCAGCATCGTAGGCAGCAAAGGCCAGCTGCAGCTCCAGCAGTCTGGCAACGCGCACATCTTCAGGAGGACGACGAGGTGAGCTCCTTTCCCGGCTTAACCTAGCCTTGCGTTGGGTTTGAGTCTTTGGGAAAAGAGGTTTGAATCTTTGGGAAAAGAGGCTCTCGTTTCTCACTTATTTCTCATTGGGTTTGAATCTTTAGGAAAATTACGCTTAAACTTATTAGAACTATTTTTTAACCATATAATAATGTTTTTCTTTCAAAATAAATTAGCATCAGCAGCAGCCTTTTTGGCTAGCCGAACAGAGCCAAATTTCATATCTCCTTGTCCTCGTTTCCCTATCCATGCTTCCATTTCCCTTGTATCCAAATGATGGAAAAAATTAGGTGGCTACACTGGCGCCTCCATGCAGGTTCATTCAGATGGATACCATGTATTTCAAAAAATCCATCACATGATAAGTTAGTCTAAAAATAGGGAACTAGTAACTTTCTAGATTACtttaaaaatatatttgaaAACTCTACCTTCTAATCGTGTGATGAATTTTCAGGGACATCTGGACGTGCACGGACACGCTAGAGGGCTACAcccattttttctttttcacaaacgcCGCCGATAGCCTCTAGGAATCAGGATGGCCCTACATGGACCCTTTGTTTACCTATACCAAAGATAAAAAAGACGACGCCTAGGCGCATCATTAGCAGCGTCGGTGGGAGAGGAGGCACGACCGAGTGGCGGCGGGTGCGAGTGGCAGTGGCAGACGCGTGCGGAGAGAGGATAGGTGATGTCCCTCTAGATCTAGAGGCGCACTACATGAGGGAGGGCACCACACCGCTAGACCCGTTGCAGCGTGGTCTCATTGTCCCCCTCCACCTTTGATCCTGTCCTCGCTCTTCCCGCACGGCACAACAATTATAACCCTAGATGAGAGCTGCTCAAACGTCCCAAGAAGGCATGTGAATGGACGCGGTGATGGGAGTGCCTGCACCTCCACCGCCAAGGAGGAAGAGAGGCTCTATAGGAGGCGGGAGCGTGGCGGAGGCAGCTCATGAGGCAACAGGGAGTGGCTCGAGCACGATGGCATAGTTATGGGAGACAAAGGGAAGGAAAAGGAGAGCCCAGGAGAGACAAAGAGAAATATGCTTAGGAGTCACGACGGCTTAGGAGATAAGGATGATATGGCAGTTTTGTGATTTGGTCCCTTACTTTTGTAAAAATCTCCTAGAAATTTCTTTACTCTAATTCTCTTAACTAATTTCTTACATTTTGCCTCATAGAAGTTCTATTTTCTCACAAGAAACTATTAGATATACTTTTATTTGTCATTTCTCCTCTCGTAACCTCCTTGTTGGTATTGTAGCaacaataattacacacacatgTTATTGTTTAATTCATAGTAGTCACCTACATACACATAGTATATAGATTTGTATATAGATAGTCTATTATTTCTTATTTAATTAAAGTAATTTAAGGTAATGTACATGTATGTGTATAAAAATTAAAACGCCTAGAAAAACACCTTGAAACAACTAGGCTCGCCTAGGCTCTAGGCTATGGGTCAGCGTCTAGAAACCGCCTAGTGCCTTTTTGAACTTTGGCCTATACGCTACAACCATGCACCTCAACGTGCGTGGAGACACGCTCTCCCCCGCCCCCCTCTCTCGTGAGGGCGACTAGGGGGCCATCACTGTCGCCCTACGTCAGGTGCCTAGGTTATTTTTGGGCCATTCGCCGACGACGAGTATCATAGGTACTCCCATTCTTTGGTCATCCCTTCCTGCTGTGTGAAACTGAGCACCCAAACCCCTAACTTAATATTTGTATTTGGATCTGATCGAATTACAAGTCAATATACATGTATTATGCCTACTAACTTTTAGCAAAAAAAATATCGAGTCTACATGTGTACATCCATGTGCTTTACTGGGTCCACCGCTGATCTTAGAATTCGCTGAGTTATGTCTGATGGAGCCAGAAGTTTTATAAAGTTTGGGCGAAACGTCATATTAATATTAACAAGATAAAGATAATGCAAGATTATAAAAGACGTTAAGTGCTAAGCGAGCAATGACTCAGTGCCTAAAGTTTAAGCGTGCTTAAGCATTCCTAATCTCTTAAGAGTTTTATGATGCAGTAATATTTAGAATTTTGATCTTAATCCGAACAAACAGAGAAGATAGTGGAGAGTAGTTGAGAAATAGCAAATAAATCCATAAGTCCTTTGTCTATCTCTTCTCTTTCCTTTTTATAGGAAAGGTGTAAGATAAAATGTTTATAGTTTCTCCTAATGGGgtttatattttaaaaatatttttagaggAATCATTATCTCACAATGTTATGTAATTGGCCCCTGGAGACACTAGTATGGTCCCTAACTAGTTCACAAGATACATTGAACTAGATGATTTTCTTGCATGTTTTGCTGCTAGAATTTAAAAGATAATGATATCACTTTGCTTCCACATGATTCTTTGATGGTTGTCCAGCCCATCCATCTATTTTCTAGCTTTACGTATGATATATAAAAAGGCTTCTTTACCATCACAAACTTAGGTGGAGTGGTTTGATAATCACTTACCCACCTTAACGTCGTGGGAGGAAGGCGATTTCCATCTACTGTTGCTGGGAACAACAAACTTTTTGAGGGAGGGGCAATGTTAAGACCATGAAAGAGTGGGTAAGAAGGATTAAGAGTGTCATTATGCATTTGGCAACAAAGCAAATGACATCGATCAAAGTGGGGTAATGTTGACAGCTAAGTCATAGTCGTGTGAGTTGGTGGTGAGTTAATAAGTGTTATGCTAAGAATCGAGCAGGTATATAATGTTTGAGGCTATTGCGTCTTGTAGAACTGAAACTGTAAAACCTCAAAATAAATCTATCTCTATTTTCATCCCTATTTTTGCTTCTCTCCCTAGATCTCTAATTTTCAAGCTATCTGTCTCATTTGTTGCAAAACCATGACAAAATAAAATCAGGCTTCTAGTGGAGTAAGGGATTTAATTACAATTACGTGTGGCCAATAGAGGATAATAGAGCCTGGTGTGGATTCATAAAATTGCTGGTAAATATGTTATTCTAGATATATAGATATTGATTATATAGGCATTAATTTGTCAAAATAtgctaaaaagaaaaaagaaatagaAGTCGCTCAAcaaaagaaatagaaaagaTAAAGGGAAAAATGATTATATGAGGTTTTATTTTAGTGGCCATGTACAGGTCCATTGAATCAGGAGGCAGCACAAATCCACGCACCGCCGCGTAACCCTAGTCTTTACCCTTCCTCTTCAGCGCCGAGCAGATTCTCCTCCTTCGCGGCGCTCAGGCTCGGGCCCTCGGCGACGGAGGGGCAGTACCAGGCTCGGCGGCGACGTCAGCGGCTCCCCCTCCCGCCTCTCGCCAgtcgcctcgcgccctcgcctccgtccTCCGCGCACCGGCCGGCGATCCTGCGTACGCACCTTCCTCTCCCTTCCCGCCTCTGCTGTACCGTGGGAGCCCGGCCAGCTGCCCAGGGtggccgggccttggctccgccGGTGGTTATGTGCCCAACACAAATTTCGAAGAGTCAGTAATTTTTGTGATAGGAAAGTGCTAGTTGTGGGGTTGATTGGTCTAGGATGTTTTTGTCGTTGCAAATGTGCAACTGATTTCTGGATGGCATGATCACTcttggtggtttggtgtttCTGTTTGCAGGCAGGAGACACTTTCTATTGTATGAGAGGATCAATGTCCAATTATTATGATGACTACGATGACATTGATGAGATGGAGGATGAATATGATTTGGATGATCCTGCTGATGACATGGTAGATGAGCAGCGAGGGATTAGGGATTCTGATGCGGAGGATAATGATTATGGACAACCAGTgcgttttattttctttttgtcaTCTATAGCATGTGCAATCGAGTCTTCACAATGGTTTTGAGATGCACAATTCTTATTGGACGAGTAGAACATTATCAACTGATGACTACAAGCTTGTATCATTTTGAATGCTGATTTAGCATATCTCTTACATACCCCACATTGCTACTTGCAACGATAGCACAATATGCAGCAAATCAATGAGATATTTATTTGCCGCATGATGCACCAATGTTGCCCCACATGCTACTTGTATGCTTTTCTCATGTGCAAATCTTATTGGCTAGGTAGCATGTAGTTCTGCTGATGTAGAGCATATCGACTGGGATGCTGATTTAGTGTTTCATTTATGTAGTTGGCATGCCATAGCTTAGTGAGATATTTATTTGCTGCATGATGCACCAATGTTGCCCCACATGCTACTTGTATGCTTTTCTCATGTGCAAATCTTATTGGCTAGGTAGCATGTAGTTCTGCTGATGTAGAGCATATCGACTTGGATGCTGATTTAGTGTTTCATTTATGTAATTGGCATGCCATAGCTTAGTGAGAGTGCATGACTAGACACTGAATCAAtgagacccccccccccccgcctcCCTATTGTGCATGCCCGTGTTTATGCCCTTGGTAAATTGCTATCATTTTGGGTTTGTCTGCGGAAGCATAGTAGTAATATAAGATGATGGTCGTGTCCATGATTCATTCTATGAATctataatatttattttatatcttTACAGACACGATTTTGTATGAGTTTGTTTTCTTTCTATTGTACCACCCCTCTGGTTTCCCATGCAAAGAAATTTTGAGATTCAACTCGCTGTTTGACTTGGAAGCTATGATACAATCCATTCCACTAAAATCAATGTTATATTGTTTATTATGCACTTCATTGCATTCACAACCCTGGCATGGTGTACCATTTGTGTTAGAACTCGAACATTGGTCAAGTTTCTTATACAGCCACTTATATTGCTCTAAGTGATTgcctttttctctctctttagaATGATAAGATCCCAGATACTTCATCAGTGGACGCAAGAAAAGGAAGGGACATTCAAGGAATACCCTGGGAGCAGATAAACATAACCCGTAAAAAATACAGACAGTCCAGATTAGAACAGTACAAAAATTATGAGAATGTACCTAACTCTGGAGAAGAAGCTATGAAGGTTTGCCTCTTGCTCTATTTGGAAGTTTGGCTTGTAAAATTTTCTATTCGCATGTGGTTGACACTTGTCTTGGAATAGGATTGCAAACCAACAGAGAAAGGTGGAATGTACTATGAGTTCAGACGAAATACTAGATCGGTTAAATCAACTATTCTACATTTTCAGGTGGAGTTAACTCCCTTTTGTGTTTTCTTAATCCTTTGATAGAATATGACACAGGGTAATTATGAGTTTGGGTATTTTGTTGATAGAGCGCACCAATTTTCTGGACATTTCCTCACAGGAGCATGCTATAAATTTGATAAACCGATTTCATACTTATAAAGTCACTTTGTCTCTTGGAGTTGTTTTTTTTGGGTAATATATCTGCTGAGCAATTTCTCCATGAATATTGACATATGGCAAGAAGTTACAAGATTATCTCAATTGTGACTTAGCTGCTGTTCTATTTCACTCAACTCGCTGTTTGTGATGCAAACTAACTACTGTTTCCAAGAGGAAACTGCATAGAGCCATAGATAGACATTGAAACACGACACATTTGTGTTGGTTTCTTGGATGTATACTGAGTTACCCAAAAAATACTCAAGCTTTGCATGCAAGCCATGCATAGTGACAGAAGCACAAGGTGCACCTGTTAAATGTGTGAAGGGTTGTGCTACCTTCAGTACTCGTTCAACTCCATCTATTTGGAGATGTTATACTGAGGTGGTTCAATATATTCAGGGACTAGGGATGTCTGCATGGTCCAATTACACATTTCTTCTTATGTTCGCTTTTCAAAAGTAAACTAAGATTTCCCTGCATGTTAACTTCCTATTACAATGGTCTTGAACTTTTGATCAATGTTGCCCTCTCTTTTATATGGTTTTGGTGTAATATGAAAGAGAGTCCGATTTGTGCCTGCAGCTTCGAAATTTGGTATGGGCTACGTCCAAGCATGACATCTACCTAGTATCGCATTACTCAATTCGTCACTGGTCAGCATTGAGTGGTGTGGATACTGAACTTATCAACGTCCAAGGACATGTGGCACCAAGGGAGGTATGATAACATTTTCTTTTCTGTTGCGTGTTGTCTTCCCATCCTCTCTTGTTATTCAACGTATACTGATGATGGGCATTGTTGTACAGAAGCATGCAGGAAGTTTATTAGAGGGTTTTTCTCAGACTCAAGTTAGTACCTTGGCAGTCAAGGACAATTTACTGGTAGCTGGTGGGTTTCAAGGAGAGCTAATCTGTAAAGTAAGTTAACAACTATGGATCAAGTTTGTTTGAATCCAAACAGCAGCTTTGCTGTGGACTGGGGTCACATTATCTCTGTTAAccagtgtgtgtgtatatatatatatatatatatatatatattcttctTACCACTGAAATCTTCTTCTGTAGAAACTTGGACATATAATGCACGCATTAGGCTAATGATGCCACTGGGTATCCAGTCCCTGTACCCAAACCATATCCCATCCGGAAATCCACCGGTGACAGCTTATGTTGCAGTTTTCCATCCGCCATCCCTCCTCTAGCTTACGTCGTTTGCTTTGCTGCCCTGGAAGTCTGGCGCCGTGGTTGTCGCTGGCTGTGGCCTGTGCCAGTTCGGGATGGGGACTGGCACTGGTGGTAGATGCAGGCGATGACAACCACAGCCACAGGCCATGGTCGCCGGCCTGGGACTTCGCGCCACTGGGAGAGTTAATCACTGGACATGGATAATTAGTCCACGCAGAGATTGGTGTAGCAGCAAAGGAAGATGTGGGCAGAAACGGGCATACCCATAGTCCATACCCATTGGGCATATCCACGGGGATGGGTAAAATTAGGCAATGGATACTTGTAGATTCTGGAATAAACGATCTGCCCAGCGGCATCGCTTACATTAGGCAGCATAATAGCTAGTTTTGATCCATATAAATTGACTATCCAACCATGTTTTACTAACAATCTGATGGATGTTATGCATGTGTTTACATGGTTAATCTTTCTCTGTGTTCTCCATACTGATCTTCTGTTCAATTGATTATCTTCTGTTGATGCAAATGCAGCACCTTGATCGGGAAGGTATTAGTTTTTGCTGTCGAACAACTTATGATGATAATGCTATTACAAATGCGGTTGATATATTTAATACCTCTAGGTAACTTCCTATCTGTTttactaagggcctgtttggtagagCTCCATCTGATTCTGATTCTCCATGGAAGTTGGTTCTCTGAGAGAAGTGATTCTGTGGCTGAAAGAGATTCTCTTTGATTTTTTATCATAAACTCTCAAAATCACGATGGAGAATCACTTCACAGAATCAGGagaagctacttttttcagctcTCAGCCTCTTAGTTTATTTCAGAGAATCACTTCAGACTTCACAGAATCAGCAGAGAATCACTTTTCTCTGAAGAACTGTTTGGCAGAGCTGCTGGATTCAGCGGAGAATCAGCTATGGGAGCTCTgtcaaacagggcctaaagatGCTATCTCACCAAATGCATATATTCATTTTAATTCTGTTTTTGCACCCACAGTGGC is a window encoding:
- the LOC8077722 gene encoding uncharacterized WD repeat-containing protein C2A9.03 isoform X1 — its product is MRGSMSNYYDDYDDIDEMEDEYDLDDPADDMVDEQRGIRDSDAEDNDYGQPNDKIPDTSSVDARKGRDIQGIPWEQINITRKKYRQSRLEQYKNYENVPNSGEEAMKDCKPTEKGGMYYEFRRNTRSVKSTILHFQLRNLVWATSKHDIYLVSHYSIRHWSALSGVDTELINVQGHVAPREKHAGSLLEGFSQTQVSTLAVKDNLLVAGGFQGELICKHLDREGISFCCRTTYDDNAITNAVDIFNTSSGAVHFIASNNDSGVRYYDMERFQLFKHFQFEWPVNHTSLSPDRKVVVIVGDDPDGLLIDANSGKTLHSIKGHRDYSFASAWSPDGRTFATGNQDKTCRIWDVRNLSKSVHVLRGNLGAIRSIRFTSDGQFMSMAEPADFVHIYDVKSDYNKRQELDFFGEISGTSFSPDTDTLFVGVWDRMYGSLLQFGRLYNYSYLDSLF
- the LOC8077721 gene encoding GPI-anchored protein LLG1 — translated: MAAGRGLLVLFFSAAVVAGLTSAANGSFLSDSVFQPSAGSTGRSLLQAKNSCPVNFEFLNYTIITGKCKGPKFPASQCCAALKEFACPYYMYLNDESNDCASTMFSYINLYGKYPPGLFSSECKEGKLGLSCADVPQKDSATANSGYHAQSSLLVLITVLSVVVALFH
- the LOC8077722 gene encoding uncharacterized WD repeat-containing protein C2A9.03 isoform X2, whose protein sequence is MRGSMSNYYDDYDDIDEMEDEYDLDDPADDMVDEQRGIRDSDAEDNDYGQPNDKIPDTSSVDARKGRDIQGIPWEQINITRKKYRQSRLEQYKNYENVPNSGEEAMKDCKPTEKGGMYYEFRRNTRSVKSTILHFQLRNLVWATSKHDIYLVSHYSIRHWSALSGVDTELINVQGHVAPREKHAGSLLEGFSQTQVSTLAVKDNLLVAGGFQGELICKHTSLSPDRKVVVIVGDDPDGLLIDANSGKTLHSIKGHRDYSFASAWSPDGRTFATGNQDKTCRIWDVRNLSKSVHVLRGNLGAIRSIRFTSDGQFMSMAEPADFVHIYDVKSDYNKRQELDFFGEISGTSFSPDTDTLFVGVWDRMYGSLLQFGRLYNYSYLDSLF